In Flammeovirga kamogawensis, the sequence ACACCGCCTTTTGTTCCACCTTCACAAATCAACTTCCAAGTCTGTAGATAAGTTTCTAATTGCTTCTGATCTATTTCAACATCAAAAGCATCTAATTTTTTTTGAACAACTTTGTATTTTAAATCAAGATATTTTAGTCCTTTACAGAATAAAATTACTCCTACATTTATAAATTCTTCCCTTTCTACTTTTGGAACAAAGCGAATTACTGCATACTCATATACTTGCTTATCTTGCATTTTTTGCCTCTTTTGTAAGTTGGTCTAAATTAGCAATTCTCGTATTCAAAAATTGTTTGTAAACGGTTCTTCTTTCCTCTGGGGCTGCATCTATACCTTTGGCAGACAACCAATCTTCGGGCAACAAATTTACGATTCCATTTATAACTTCTTCAGTTAATTCTGATTTTAATAAAGTACAGGCTTCATCTAGTTTAGTTGCTTTCTTTAATAAGACATGGTCTTTTATCATAGGAAATGTTCTTTTAGAATGATCTTCCCATCCATCCCAAGAGTGATGAAAATACAAACTTGCTCCATGATCTATCACCCATAGTGCTTTATTCCAATTAAGAAGGTTAGTGTTTCTATGTGTTCTATCAATGTTTGTGATGATACTGTCTAACAATACAACTTTTGAGGCTGCCAGAGGCTCAGCAATAGACACAAGAGGATCATAAGTAATTGCTCCGCTTAAATAGCTCATTCCTAAATTTAAACCTTCTGAAAACTTTAATAGATCTTGAATTTCCTCATCTCCTTCTGATTTACTAAAAGTATCTACCAAATGTATAAACACTAATTCTGGCATATTTAAACCAATCTGACGAGCCATTTCTCCTCCAAGAAGTTCTGCAATTAATGCTTTTACTCCTTGGCCTGCCCCCCTAAATTTTATGACATACTCAAAACCGTCATCACATTCCACTATTGCAGGTAGAGAACCTCCTTCACGTAATGGTGTAATATATCGTGTCATATTGACTGTACGAATATCTGTGTTATACATTTAAATTATGTTTCGATGTTATTGTTAAATCTCTTCAAGCTAAAGAATATTACTTGCAGATTAAAGTAGGTAGGATAATTTTATGAATAATTATCTAAAAAAATAGCATAATGAATTTCATTCAAATATTCATCATTTTTATATACTGCCTTTCTAAGTATGCCTTCTACTTTAAACCCAGATTTCTCCAAAACCTTTTGTGAGGCTATGTTTTTATCAAAGACCAAGGCATTTATTTTTATAAAGTCAAGATATTTAAAACTATAATCAATCATCATTTTTACTGCAGCAGAAGCTATACCTCTATTCCAATACTCTTCTCCAATAAAATAACCTAATGTTGCCCCTTTTCTATATACATCCTGACCATGCATCAACTCGATATTACCTACATATTCACCTTTATATTCAATACCAAAAACTGTTGCAAGTTTTGTTGTTTTAGCGTTTTCTATAAACCTGTGTGCATGCTTAAATGTAAATGGTATAGGAAATCTATCTAATAAGTTTTTAGTAATATTCTTATTATTCACTAAATCCATCATACGGCTGCAATCCGAAAATTCTAGTTTCCGTAATGTAACTTTTTTTACGTTTACAAGGTTCATATTTACATAGGCTAATTATTTACTAAAATAAGCTATTTGAAATAATAAGAGGTATTTATTTAGATAATTTAATGTTATCAGCATAATAAAAAACGAATAATATAGCTTTGTCTTTAAAGTATACTATCCGTTTTAATCTAAATTTTTGATTATATCTAAAGGTTAGTTTATAATTATTTTTGCTGTTTTAGTGTTATAACCGTTCGATACTTTTAATAAATTAATTCCTTTAGTGGTTGTAGGTACATTTACTGTAGTCACTACATTCCCTTCAACATCTTTAGAAAGTACCGCTTGTGAAAGTATTTTTCCATTTAAATCATAGAAAATACC encodes:
- a CDS encoding DUF3037 domain-containing protein gives rise to the protein MQDKQVYEYAVIRFVPKVEREEFINVGVILFCKGLKYLDLKYKVVQKKLDAFDVEIDQKQLETYLQTWKLICEGGTKGGVIGEQDLPNRFRWLTATRSTLIQSSKVHPGLCIHPPEEILEHLFNKYIG
- a CDS encoding HipA family kinase; amino-acid sequence: MTRYITPLREGGSLPAIVECDDGFEYVIKFRGAGQGVKALIAELLGGEMARQIGLNMPELVFIHLVDTFSKSEGDEEIQDLLKFSEGLNLGMSYLSGAITYDPLVSIAEPLAASKVVLLDSIITNIDRTHRNTNLLNWNKALWVIDHGASLYFHHSWDGWEDHSKRTFPMIKDHVLLKKATKLDEACTLLKSELTEEVINGIVNLLPEDWLSAKGIDAAPEERRTVYKQFLNTRIANLDQLTKEAKNAR
- a CDS encoding GNAT family N-acetyltransferase — translated: MNLVNVKKVTLRKLEFSDCSRMMDLVNNKNITKNLLDRFPIPFTFKHAHRFIENAKTTKLATVFGIEYKGEYVGNIELMHGQDVYRKGATLGYFIGEEYWNRGIASAAVKMMIDYSFKYLDFIKINALVFDKNIASQKVLEKSGFKVEGILRKAVYKNDEYLNEIHYAIFLDNYS